From the Carya illinoinensis cultivar Pawnee chromosome 4, C.illinoinensisPawnee_v1, whole genome shotgun sequence genome, one window contains:
- the LOC122307041 gene encoding F-box protein SNE-like: protein MLTMRHQPRPSPRPHEAMQRKKAEADHREKKPKFCINDHIDILIEILKRLDGPSLGVASSVCRLWCTIARSDSIWEHLCFRHVSSPPPSSLRTIVVALGGYKQLYMVCVRPVLSRLLHSDLVRSRVWTRDEVQLSLSLFCVDYYERRLLGDTSPSSLMFLCKPVNV, encoded by the coding sequence ATGTTAACGATGCGGCACCAACCTCGACCCTCACCACGGCCACACGAAGCCATGCAGCGGAAGAAAGCAGAAGCTGATCATAGAGAGAAAAAACCCAAGTTCTGCATCAACGACCATATAGACATCCTAATAGAGATCCTCAAGCGCCTGGACGGGCCGTCCCTCGGCGTCGCTTCCAGCGTCTGCCGCCTCTGGTGCACCATTGCCCGCAGTGACTCCATCTGGGAGCACCTCTGCTTCCGCCACGTCTCCTCCCCACCCCCATCATCCCTGCGAACCATCGTAGTCGCTCTCGGAGGTTACAAGCAGCTCTACATGGTGTGCGTCCGACCCGTCCTGAGTCGTCTCCTCCACTCGGACCTGGTCAGGAGCCGTGTCTGGACACGTGACGAGGTGCAACTCTCCCTCTCTTTGTTTTGCGTCGATTACTATGAAAGAAGACTGCTCGGTGATACCTCCCCATCGTCGCTCATGTTCCTCTGCAAGCCCGTGAACGTCTGA
- the LOC122306155 gene encoding uncharacterized protein LOC122306155 — MEANIDEALKAKDIAEKRFAEKDFAGAKNYALKAKTLCPGLEGISQMLTTFEVYIASEAKCNGELDYYSILGLKPFADKNAVKKQYKKMAVLLHPDKNKCVGADGAFRLVSEAWTLLSDISKRSSYDRKRNKQLAPGVNQTNLAPIHATGVPGFNNCSNSPNSHGRLDTFWTVCTSCKVQYEYLRKYVNKRLSCKNCRSVFIAVETGTAPANGSFPYSPWSHLPGNGYGSHGFEGVTYIPANPAFVTGNGVSGFHSAHGYEYVSNVSFQWSSFSGTSAGIVGPNGPSTISTDVYQANGNVNRATAKVKSGANRKHSLENAVATINSSSGCSEPPVSKAGRAEKKRKVIMEASFRNGYEDKGLKSASEAKLADGNNASNGQDPKPNDPSELLTRRWSIPPAFDARKLLIEKARTEIRKKLKEMKLASEAAAPVKQKVEAQTEVDRSGGIKYTPKKADLGTFGHQLEPKKPRPISLTVPDPDFHDFDKDRSEECFKPKQIWALYDEEDGMPRLYCLIREVISVEPFKIHITYLNSKTDSEFGLVNWLDCGFTKSCGNFRVWNSDVVDRVNIFSHVLSQEKAGRGGCVRIYPRSGDIWAIYRNWSADWSRSTPDEVRHQYEMVEILENYSEELGVCVTPLVKLPGFKTVYGRNTDKNAIRWIRRREMLRFSHQVPSCPLKESGNNLPGKCWDLDPAATPDELLHAATGGNA; from the coding sequence ATGGAAGCGAACATAGATGAGGCTCTTAAGGCGAAAGACATAGCTGAGAAGCGATTTGCAGAGAAAGACTTTGCAGGTGCAAAGAATTATGCGCTAAAGGCCAAAACATTGTGCCCGGGATTGGAGGGTATATCTCAAATGCTGACCACATTTGAAGTTTATATTGCTTCTGAGGCTAAATGCAACGGTGAGTTGGACTATTATTCAATTCTTGGGTTGAAGCCTTTCGCTGATAAAAATGCAGTGAAGAAACAGTACAAAAAGATGGCAGTGTTGCTCCACCCTGATAAGAACAAATGTGTGGGAGCTGACGGGGCGTTCAGACTTGTTTCTGAAGCATGGACGTTACTGTCTGATATTTCTAAGAGAAGCTCTTATGATCGCAAGAGAAACAAACAATTAGCACCTGGGGTTAACCAGACAAACTTAGCTCCGATCCATGCTACAGGGGTTCCAGGTTTCAACAATTGTTCGAATTCCCCGAACTCTCATGGAAGACTTGACACTTTCTGGACCGTTTGTACCTCTTGTAAAGTTCAGTACGAGTATCTTCGGAAGTATGTGAATAAAAGACTCTCTTGTAAGAACTGTCGCAGTGTCTTCATTGCTGTGGAAACTGGGACAGCCCCAGCAAATGGTTCTTTCCCATATTCTCCTTGGTCACATTTGCCTGGTAATGGGTATGGAAGTCATGGGTTTGAAGGGGTAACTTATATCCCAGCCAACCCTGCCTTTGTTACAGGGAATGGGGTCTCAGGATTTCATTCTGCACATGGATATGAGTATGTTTCAAATGTGTCGTTCCAGTGGAGCTCTTTCTCTGGAACTTCTGCTGGAATTGTGGGTCCTAATGGACCATCTACCATATCCACTGATGTCTATCAGGCTAATGGAAATGTCAATCGAGCAACAGCAAAGGTTAAATCAGGAGCGAACAGAAAACATTCCTTGGAAAATGCTGTTGCTACTATAAACTCATCAAGTGGCTGCAGTGAACCTCCAGTATCTAAAGCTGGCAGggctgaaaagaaaagaaaggtgaTTATGGAAGCCAGTTTTAGAAATGGGTATGAAGATAAGGGTTTAAAATCTGCATCAGAAGCAAAATTGGCTGATGGAAATAATGCTAGTAATGGACAGGATCCCAAACCTAACGATCCGAGTGAACTTCTTACTAGGCGATGGTCTATTCCACCTGCATTTGATGCTAGAAAGTTGTTAATTGAAAAGGCACGGACAGAAATTAGGAAGAAACTGAAAGAGATGAAGTTGGCATCCGAGGCTGCTGCCCCAGTTAAGCAGAAGGTCGAAGCACAGACAGAAGTTGACAGATCTGGAGGCATCAAATATACACCCAAAAAGGCTGATTTGGGCACTTTTGGTCATCAATTAGAGCCAAAGAAACCCCGACCAATCTCACTTACAGTCCCTGACCCGGACTTCCATGATTTTGACAAAGATAGATCAGAAGAATGCTTCAAGCCTAAACAAATATGGGCTTTATATGATGAAGAAGATGGTATGCCTCGCTTGTACTGTCTGATCCGAGAGGTCATCTCAGTTGAACCATTCAAGATTCATATCACTTATTTGAACTCGAAAACGGATAGTGAGTTTGGCTTAGTGAACTGGTTGGATTGTGGGTTTACCAAATCTTGTGGAAATTTCAGAGTTTGGAACTCAGATGTTGTAGACCGAGTAAATATTTTCTCTCATGTTCTTAGCCAGGAAAAAGCTGGTAGGGGAGGATGTGTTCGGATATACCCAAGAAGTGGAGATATTTGGGCTATTTATCGGAATTGGTCAGCAGACTGGAGTAGATCAACCCCAGATGAAGTGAGGCACCAATATGAAATGGTGGAGATTCTTGAGAATTACTCTGAAGAGCTTGGTGTTTGTGTAACTCCCCTTGTGAAATTGCCTGGATTCAAGACAGTATACGGAAGAAATACAGACAAAAATGCCATTCGATGGATCCGAAGAAGAGAGATGTTACGCTTTTCGCACCAGGTGCCATCTTGTCCACTCAAGGAAAGTGGGAATAATTTGCCTGGGAAGTGTTGGGATCTGGACCCGGCTGCAACTCCAGACGAGCTTCTTCATGCTGCCACAGGAGGAAACGCATAA